ACAAAGGAAACAACCAAGGTAAACTAAAAGCTTTACTGCATAATAAAGCCATTACAAACTTGTTAGCAAAAATCGCGCCTACAAAACCAGAAGGTGTCCTAATCGATCAATTCACGCAGCCGGATACATATTATAAATATTTAGCAAAACAAAAAGCAGTACAGCGTGAAAATGTTTACTTCGCTACAAAAGGCGAAAGTGTCCATTTAGCAGTAGCCGCAGCTTCCATCTTAGCTCGTTACTCATTCGTAAAACAGTTTGATGAACTAAGCAAAAAAGCCGGCATGCCACTTCCGAAAGGTGCGGGTAAACAAGTTGATATTGCCGCAGCTAAATTAATTCAAAAGCTCGGAAAAGAAAGACTCCCTGAGTTTGTGAAACTACATTTTGCTAATACAGAAAAAGCGTTTCGCTTATTGAAAAAATAACTACTTTTTAGTATCGACAGGATATAGATGAACTAAACAAGGCGAAAAGAATTGAGTTCTTTTCGCCTTTTATGAATGAAGAATGGGTAAATAGAATCTCGCACGCTCCTATTTTTGTCGCATATCGTCGGAAGATCGATATATTTCAATTTCTGCCGATATACGTTCATTTACTATTCACCTAAAAAAGAGAGTCTCCATGACTCCCTTTTTATGTTCAACTTCGTTTCTGCTTCTTATTTGATGAAGGTACTTTATGAGAACCCGTTTCATGCGTAGTCGTTCCTTGTCCTTCCACTTCTGGAGAACCTAGGCCTGATCTAGAATGATCTGTTTTCACTTTTTTACTCATTGCACTCACCCCCAAGATTACTTTTTACTTAAGGGTAAAAAACTATGCAACATAACCATCTAAACATACACTGGCTACTCTTTTATTTTCGTGTCTGTTTTTCACTAATGTCCCATAAACGTTTTGCGACATCCTTATCCAAGGCAGCTTCAGACGGCTTTTCTATTTGCTTATCGACATAGTAAAAACCACTATGATCAGTAAATCCAGTTGATTCTGCTAGCCATATTAAAGTTTCAGCGCCTTCCTCAGGCGTACGAGAGAAAGGTTTCATTGCTGCCATAGTTAAGCGAGCAACCAGACCATTGTCCTGGTTGAAATTCGTAGCCACTAGCCCCGGGTCGAAACTGTAAGCGATAACACCTGTTCCCTCCAACCGCTGTGCCAATTCAGAGGTAAATAAAATATTAGCTAATTTTGTTTGGGCATAACGCATCGTAGGACCGCCCATGAATCTCTTAACACCACGATAAAGTTGTTCTGCATCTAAATCATCGAAATCAATTCCCTTTTTAGCCATTTTGTGACCATGAGATGCGGTGGTAATGACACGAGCAGGAGCACTTTCCTTTAAACGCTCCAACAGCAAATTAGTAAGTAGGAATGGACCTAAATGGTTAACCGCCCAAGTCATCTCCAAACCGTCCTCCGTAATTTTCCTTGTTTGAAATAAAGCGCCAGCATTATTCACTAATATATCTATTCTAGGACACTTTTCTAAAATATCAGTAGCTACCCGGCGTATAGATTGTTGGGAAGCCATATCAGCCAGAAATAGATCTACCACCGCATTCCCATTCGTTAGATCCTGAATTTGAGTCATAGCATCATTCGCTTTTGCTTCGTTGCGTGCAATGATTCCTAGCTTGGCGCCGCGTTCTGCAAATACCTTAGCTGCCGCTAGTCCAATACCACTTGTTGCACCAGTGATTACTACATACTTGTCACGCAATGTCCACTTTGTATGACTTGGAATTTCCCCCATCGCACCAAAACTCCTTTCCCTTTCCCGTAAATGTTTCATTCGTTTTACTATATATGAAATGAGAAGGGAACTATGAACAACATTTTTTCCAATCTTGAAATACTTAATAAAACTTGAGTTCTAGTCACACCCTCTTCCAATAAAAAAAGCGAGAGCAGTTGCTCTCGCTTTTTTATCATTTTAAAACTCCGAAGAACCTGGAGTTCTTGGGAATGGAATTACGTCACGGATGTTAGCCATGCCAGTGATATACATTAGGAAGCGCTCGAAGCCTAGACCGAATCCAGCGTGTTTTGTACCGCCGTATTTTCTAAGTTCTAAGTACCACCAGTAGTCTTCTTCATTCATGCCTAATTCTTTAATTCTGTCTACTAAAACGTCCATTCTTTCTTCACGTTGGCTTCCGCCGATTAATTCGCCGATGCCAGGAACTAGAAGGTCAGTAGCAGCTACTGTTTTTCCATCTTCATTAAGGCGCATGTAAAATGCTTTAATGTCTTTCGGATAGTCAGTTACGAATACAGGGCGTTTGAAGATTTCTTCTGATAAGTATCTTTCGTGCTCTGTTTGTAAGTCAATACCCCATTCTACTGGATATTTGAAGTCAGCGCCTGATTCTTGAAGCACTTTAATTGCTTCTGTATAAGTGATGCGACCAAAGTCAGAGTTGATTACGTTGTTCATGCGCTCTAGCACTGTTTTATCAACGAAGCTGTTGAAGAATTCCATTTCTTCTGGTGCATGTTCTAATACATATTTCATTGCATATTTCAGCATATCTTCTGTAAGGTTCATTACGTCGCCTAATTCAGCAAATGCAATCTCAGGCTCAACCATCCAGAACTCAGCTGCGTGGCGAGTTGTGTTAGAGTTTTCTGCACGGAATGTAGGTCCGAATGTGTATACATCACGGAATGCTAATGCGTAAGCTTCAGCATTAAGTTGTCCACTTACTGTTAAGTTTGTTTCTTTACCGAAGAAGTCTTTTGATTCATCAACTTGTCCGTCTTCACCTTTTGGCACGTTGTTTAAATCTTGCGTTGTTACGCGGAACATTTCGCCTGCACCTTCTGTATCGCTACCAGTGATAATTGGTGTGTGAACATGTACGAAACCACGCTCTTGGAAGAATTGGTGAATCGCAAACGCTGCGATAGAACGCACGCGGAATGTTGCAGAGAATGCATTTGTTCTTGGACGTAAGTGAGCGATTGTACGTAAGTATTCAAACGTATGACGCTTCTTTTGAAGTGGGTAATCAGAATCTGATAAGCCCTCGATATCAATTTTATCTGCTTTAATTTCAAATGGTTGTTTTGCTCCAGGTGTTGCAATTACTTTACCTTCTACTTTCACTGAAGAGCTAAGTGGAAGTTTTGCAATTTCTTTGAAGTTATCTAATTCTGTATCGAAAACGATTTGAACGCTTTTGAAGAAGCTACCGTCGTTTAATTCGATGAAACCAAATGCTTTTGAATCACGTAAGTTACGAATCCACCCTGATACTTGTACTGTTTGATCTGCATACTTTTCTGTATCTCTATACAGACTTTTTACTAATGTGTTTTCCATAGTGAAATTCTCCTTTGCTGATATATTTAAATACAAAAAAACCTTTCATCCATAAAGGGACGAAAGGTTAAACTTCGCGGTACCACCCAATTTGTCATAAAGACCAACTTTAACTCGTATGTAATACATACTTCCCGGTTTGTAACAGGCCGGATTCCCGTCTAAGTCTACTCTTGAATACAAGATTCAATTTCGGTTAGCAACTCCAAGGTGTTCTTCACATATACCGCCTCATCAGGCTCTCACCGTCCCTGACTCGCTATGGATTATAGTATATATTACTTTTCCTTATCATCGTCTTTCATTTTGTTAAACTAAAATTAATGTACTACATTCGAGGGAAAGATGCAAGATACCTTGATATATATCGGCGATTTTTGCAATTTATCGACCGCAACTTCAAATTTATCAGCGATTTTTATAATTTATCGGCGATTCGACATAGAATATCGACTTATCAACAATAATCGACAACCGCTCCAATAAAAAAATTGCCGGAATTAAATCCGGCAATTTTTAATTACTTACGTAACTCCGCACCAAATTTCTCTTCTACCGCTGTTAATACACGGTTATGTGCTTCTGTTACTTCTTCGTCTGTTAATGTACGTTCTGCATCGAAGTAGTTCATAGAGAATGCAAGTGATTTCTTGCCTTCTTCCATTTTTTCACCTTCGTATAAGTCGAATAGTGTTACGTCTTTCAGAAGTTCTCCGCCAGCTTCAGCAATGACTTGCTTCATTTCACCAGCTTTTGTTTCTTTTGTTACTACAACAGCCATATCACGTGTCATAGATGGGAAACGCGGAATTGCTGAGTAGTAAGTTTCCTCCGCGTCTGCACCGAATACTTTTACAAGAGATAGTTCGAATACGAATGTATTTTTCACATCTAATTGTTTTTCTGTTTCTGGGTGCAATTGACCGATGAATCCAATTACTTCACCATCTAATACGATGTCAGCTGTACGGCCTGGGTGCATACCTTCACGTTTTGCTGGTGCATATGTGATTTGGTTTGCAACGCCAAGTACGTCGAATAATCCTTCTAGTACACCTTTCACAACGAAGAAGTCTACCACTTTCTTCTCACCTTGCCATGCATGGTGAAGAGCAAGACCTGTCATAACACCTGCAAGATGTTGTTCTTCTTTCGGAAGTTCTCCTGCTTCTGTTGGCAAGAAGACAGAACCTACTTCATATAAAGCGACGCTGTCGTTTTTACGAGCAACATTGTATGAAACTGCTTCTAACAATTGTGGTACTAAGCTTAAACGAAGTTGGCTACGCTCTTCACTCATTGGAAGTGCAAGGTTTACAGGAGCTTTTTCGTTTGGCTCAACCATATATTGTTTCGCTTTGTCAGCGCTTGTTAATGAATACGTGATTGCTTCATATAAACCAGCACCTTCTAAGAATCGACGTACTTTACGACGTTTCGTTTGTGCTGCTGTTAATTTACCACGAGTCATCGTTCCAGAAGGTAATGTAACTGGAATGTGGTCATAACCGTATAGGCGTCCCACTTCTTCTACTAAGTCTTCTGAAATTGTAATGTCAGGACGACGTGCTGGTACGTTCACATGGAATGTTCCTTCTACTTCTGTGAATGGGAATTTTAAGTTTGTGAAAATTGTACCCATTTTGCTCGCAGAAATATCTGTACCTAATACACGATTTACTTTTTCAACTGTAACAGATACTGTACGCTCTTGTACTTGTAAGTTATCAACTTCCGCTACGCCTTCAAGGGCTTCGCCACCAGCGTATTTTGCCATTAAAGCAGCAGCGTGTTGAATTGCTTCAAATGTACGTGTTGGGTCGATTCCTTTTTCGAAACGTGCACTTGATTCACTGCGAAGACCTAAGTCTTTTGATGTACGACGTACTGTTTGACCTGCAAAGTATGCAGACTCAATTAGAACGTTTACTGTATCATTTGTAACTTCAGAATCAGCTCCGCCCATTACACCCGCAACAGCTAAAGCTTTTGTGCCGTTTGTAATTACAAGGTGGTGGCTTTGTAATGTACGCTCTTGATCATCTAACGTTTCAATTGTTTCGTCTTCTTTTGCAAGACGAACAACGATTTCTTTTGAACCTAATTTATCGTAATCGAATGCATGTAACGGTTGACCGTATTCCATTAAAATGTAGTTTGTAATATCAACTACGTTGCTAATTGGACGAATGCCAGCTGCCATAAGGCGAGTTTGCATCCACATTGGTGATGGACCAATCTTTACGTTTTTAACCATTTTTGCAATATATAATGGATTTTCTTCTTTCGCTTCTACACTTACAGAAATGTAATCAGAAGTTTTTTCTGCTGTTTCTTGTAAGTCGATAGCTGGAAGCTTCACTTCACGGCCGTAAATAGCAGCTACTTCATATGCAACACCTAACATGTTTAAGCAATCTGCACGGTTTGGTGTTAAACCAAGCTCAAGTACTTCATCATGTAAGTTTAAAATTTCAAGTGCATCTGCACCAACTTCAGCGTCACTCGGGAAGATGAAGATACCGTCTGCGTACTCTTTCGCAACTAGCTTTCCATCAATACCAAGCTCTTGAAGAGCACAAACCATACCGTGAGAAGCTTCTCCACGTAGTTTTGCTTTTTTAATTTTGAAATTACCAGGAAGTACAGCACCAACTTTTGCAACTGGTACTTTTAAACCTTTTGCAATGTTAGCAGCACCACAAATAATTTGTACTGGTTCTTCTTCACCGATATCGATTAAGCATTTGCTTAATTTATCAGCTTCTGGGTGTTTTTCACATTCTAATACGTGACCAACTACAACACCTTTTACACCTTTATTTAATACTTCAACGCCTTCTACTTCAATACCACTTTTCGTGATTTTGTCTGCTAGTTCTTGTGCTGTTACATCTTTAATATCTACATACTCTTGTAACCAACGATATGATACGAACATATTTATCCTCTCCTTCCCTTACGCTCGTTTGAATTGTTGTAAGAAACGCACATCATTTGTATAGAAATGACGAATGTCATCTACGCCGTATTTCAACATTGCGATACGCTCTGCGCCCATACCGAATGCGAAACCTTGATATTCTTTTGAGTCATAACCAGCCATTTCAAGTACGTTCGGATGAACCATACCTGCGCCTAAAATTTCAATCCAGCCAGTTCCTTTACAAGTGCCGCAACCTTTACCGTGACACATCATACAAGAAATATCCATCTCTACAGATGGCTCTGTGAATGGGAAGAAACTTGGACGAAGACGGATTTCACGGTCTTCACCGAACATCTTTTTCACGAATACTTGCAGTGTTCCTTTTAAATCACTCATACGAATGTTTTTATCAATTACAAGACCTTCAATTTGCATGAACTGGTGTGAATGTGTCGCATCATCGTCATCGCGGCGATACACTTTACCAGGACAAATAATTTTGATTGGGCCCTTTTCTTTATTATTTTCCATCGTACGTGCTTGCACAGAAGATGTATGCGTACGTAGTAACGTTTCTTCTGTAATGTAGAATGTATCTTGCATATCACGCGCTGGGTGATCTTTCGGTAAGTTTAATGCTTCGAAGTTGTAGTAGTCTTTTTCTACTTCTGTTCCTTCAGCCACTTCATAACCCATCCCAATGAATACATCTTCAATTTGTTCAACAACAGCTGTTAACGGATGGTGACAACCTGTTTCAACAGGACGACCTGGTAGTGTAACATCAATAGTTTCAGTAGCTAATTTTGCTTCAATTACCGCTTTTTCTAAGTTACCAATTTTGTCATCTAGACGCGTTTGAATTGCTTCACGTACTTCATTTACTAATGCTCCCATACGTGGACGCTCTTCTGCTGATAATTTTCCCATGCCGCGTAATACTTCTGTAATTGGACCTTTTTTTCCTAAATACGCTACGCGTACGTCGTTTAAGCCCTTTAGCTCTTTCGCTTCTTCAATAAGCTCTAACGCTTTTTGCTTTAGCTCTTTTAAACGTGCTTCCATTTGGAACCCTCCTAATTTTAAAAATAAAAAAACCTCGCTCCCAAAAAGGGACGAGGTAAATTCGCGGTACCACCCTAAATTGACAGAACAAGTCTGCCCACTCATTAGTTATAACGATCAATTCTGACCGGAACGCCTTTACATATAAATGGTCCTGGCGTCAACTCCAGAGGTGAATTCACTTCCGTCTACCATAAGAATGCTTTCAGTCTACGGCACTCTCTCCCTATATGGCGATTTTGTAAGCTACTCTTCTCTATCAACGTTTTTCGTTATTTAACTTTTATTGTATGTTCATTACAAACATATACTTCAACTTATTATAAGAAGTTTTTTATTTGTTCGCAACTGGGCTTTGTAAATAATATGTTAAAATCCCTGCTGCAACCGCAACATTTAATGATTCTGCCCCACCGTAAATCGGAATATACAAGTTTTGATCAGTTTTCACAAGAATTTCTTGGCGTACGCCACTTCCTTCATTTCCTACAATTAATGCAAAACTTCCGGCCGGTGTTACTTCACCATACGGAACTCCATTTTCAAGAGCTGTTCCATATACAGGAACATTATTTTCTTTTAACTTGTCTACCCATTCTTCTAAGTTCCCTTTTACAATCGGTAAGTGGAAAATAGAACCTTGTGTAGAGCGTAATACTTTACTATTGTAAACATCAACGCAACCTTCTCCAAGCACAACGGCATGAATACCAGCTGCATCAGCTGTACGAATAATCGTCCCTAAATTACCCGGGTCTTGAAGACCATCTAATAAAAGAAATTTCCCATCTGTAAGAGCTACTTCTTTCTCATCTTTCTCACAAACAGCAAATACACCTTGCGTTGTTTCTGTTTCACGAAGTACCTTTACAATTGCTTCAGGTACGATATACATTTCAACATCAGTAACTGTCCAATCTTTCGGAAGATCAGTTTGATCTGAAACGATAAGTTCTGTTACAACTCCTGCCCTTAAAGCTTCCTCCACTAAGTGGAATCCTTCTACGAAGAATACACCTTTTTTATCGCGCTCTTTTTTCGTCTGCAGCTTTTTCCACTGCTTCACACGCGGATTTTGTACTGAATCAATGTTTTTCATAATATGTATTTCCCTCTCTTCTTGTCTTATCATTATAGCCTATTTTTCATACATATTTACATAAAAAAGAACAAAAACTAATGTCAGTTTCAATTCAGAAGAAGAGGTGAAAGTGATGAATTTTAATCTACGCGGTGCTGTATTAGCGAATGTATCTGGAAATTCACAAGATCAATTACAAGAAACAATTGTTGATGCAATTCAAAGCGGCGAAGAAAAAATGCTTCCAGGGCTCGGCGTTTTATTCGAAGTCATTTGGAAAAATGCGGATGAAAATGAAAAGCATGAAATGTTAGAAACACTTGAGCAAGGCTTAAAAAAATAAGCATTCACAAATCACCTTAGCATAAGCTAAGGTGATTTTTATGTGCACACAAAAATTTTCTTCTCCTAAACATTTCTACTTTACTAACTCTACTTGATGGAGTACAATGTTCAAAATACATTTAAACCGATCGATTTTCTTCATATACACCATTAGATAAAGTGAAACTTTAATTAGTGGGGAGGGGTGTTCATCCCCACTAATTATTAGCCTTCACCAATCGGGCTTTTACGGGCAGTTGATTCCCCACCTAACTTCCTCGTATTCGCCGAATTTTGAAGTAGGAATCTTACTGCCCGTTAAAGCGGGATAAAAGGAGTGAATGTTTTATGCACCGTATTACGCTTGAACAAATTTTTCAACATCACATTACACAAAAATACGTAAACCGTTCTGGAATGGTCCATGCAATTGCTGTCGCTTACCATGCGTTTCACTTAGCTAAAAAGCATCACGCCTCAGTCGATGCTGCAACAAAAGCTGGTTTCCTTCATGATATCGGACATCATACATGGTACACAGGCGGCGAATGGGACTATGAACTGTACAAAAAGAATGATATACATGCGATTAAAGGAGCAGAAAGAGCTCATAAATTATTAATCCGCTTAGGAGAACATCCTATTCAAGCAAAAGAAATTTCAGTTGCAATTTTATTGCACACTGATTCTTTCCTAGTAGAACAAACGCTTGAAAGAACGCCTTTACAAAATATTATTAAGTGGGCAGATGAAGCGGACGAAGAACCGGGTGGAGCACACCATTATAGAACGATTTCTTATGAAAAAGCATTAAAAGCAATTCAGCAATTAGACCGACTGATAGAGCGTGAGTTACAAATACAAAAAGCAAAATCTCATAAAAAAGTAGAGCAAATCTACCAATAAAAAAGAGGCATCACTACAGTGTGATACCTCTTTTATTATTTTACCCTAAAAAATACACAGAATATTTAAAAACACAATCTTGTATGTAATATTTAAACGTAACATTCCAAACGTAAATCAATTATAATTATATATAAATATAGAGAGGTGATTTAAATATATGCAATCAACTACACAACTTCCGTATGAACAAAAATACTCCATGTCATGGGGACAATTTATTAGCTCTGTCTTATTCGCTTTCTTTGGCACTGGGCTTATCACTTTATTCCTAGCACTGCCTTTAACGATTTACACAGATGGTCTTACAAATAAAAAACAAACCGCCTTGTACGAATCTATCGCAAACACCACAAGTATTGCATTACAACTATTCGTTTTGTTATTGTTCATATTTAAATATAAACCAGCAAAAAAACTATTATTATCGGCTTTTAACTTTGAAGCACTCAAAAACTGGCGTACATACGTATACTTACTTCTTTTCTTCGTTTTAAATATTATTCTCAATTTCATTATGTTAAATTATGTATTCCCAGACGCAACAACCGAACAATCTTCCGCCTTAAGCTTAAACATTTTAAATCAGTATCAAATATTATTACTTATCGGCTTTGCAATACTCACACCCATTTTTGAAGAACTCATTTTCCGAGGTTTTATACTTCGCTTCTTCTCAGAGCGTTTTCCATTTTGGATTGCAGCAATTTTAACAAGCTTCTTCTTCGGAATTGCTCACACATACTCACTTGGGGTAATGGTAATCACTTTCTTCATGGGGCTATTGATGGCTATATTATGTAAGAAAACGAACTCTATTATTCCAGCTATGCTCTTTCATATTATGAATAATACATTGGCCTTTTTAGGCTAAAAAGGAGGTATCACCTTGATATCTCCTTTTACTAATTTTCTACACTTATTCATTCATTTTGTTCCCCTTCATTTCTATCAACTCATGTCCGTAGATGATTCATTCCCTATTCAATAGAGATTTTTTCTAATCTCATGTTATCAACTACTTAAAAATATGATAGGAGATTTCATATAGAAGATGATGGAATATTAGTTTAGGTTTTCTTAGCCCCCATTTTTATGTTATGTGGAATTATTGGTGGCGTTTTTTTAATTGCTGCTGGAATTAAATATCGTAAATCACTTACCATTATAGCTGGATTGGTTTGCCTATTACTTATCATTGTTCCTATCATTATTAGTATAGGAATTGGAATAGATGTAGAGAAACAAATTCCAATTTCAGCTACTGTGTATTGGAGCCTATTCCCTTTAGCTGGACTATTAGCTATTGTAAGTGGGAGACAAATAACAAGCATTCGTTCTATGGGAACGATTATGTTTATAACGGGATTCTTCATGGTAATTGCTTATCAACTTCTAGTTATGACTTAATAGTTTTATGAAAGCACAAAAAAGCAGGGAAAATTAATTCCCTGCTTTTCTATTTGGTTTATTACCTGACTGTAAGAAGAATGATAACACCCAAGCAATACCTGCTAATATTGTTGCAATTAAGAAGGCATCGTTAATACCGTTAATTGCAGATAGCTTCGAAATTTGTCCGGATAATAATTGGGAGCTCATTGCATCTCCTGCTTGTGCAGAACCGGCTACCGCTGCTAAACTTTGACCCATTCCATGCGCTTTATCAACTAAAATCGGGTTTGTTGTTGTTAACATATTGCCGTAATCTGCTACGTGAGCAGTAGTTTGCTGCGTCATAATTGTGATTAAGATTGCTGTTCCAATTGAACCAGCTACTTGTCTCGATGTATTTTGCGTTGCTGTACCGTGAGAAATTAATTTCATCGGCAGCGCGTTCATACCAGCTGTCATAATTGGCATCATAATGAATGACATACCAATTGAACGTATAATATAATCCGTCATAATAACGCTATACGGTGTATCCATCGATAACTTTGTAAATTCATATGTCGCAAATGTCGTAATAGCTAATCCAATAATTGCTAGCGGACGAATGCCGTATTTATCAAATAACTTCCCTGCAATCGGTCCCATAATCCCCATAATTAATGATCCTGGAAGAAGTAGTAAACCCGATTCGATTGGCGTAAAGCCGCGAATATTTTGCAAGTATACTGGAAGTAATAACATACCTCCAAATAATGCCATCGTTACGATCGCGTTAATTAATAATGTGAAAGTGAACGTTGGATATTTAAACACTTGTAAATCAAGCATTTTATTATCAGTCGTTAGCTCTCTCCAAATAAATACTGCGATACCTATTACACCAACAATAAGTGAAATAACAACTTCCGCACTAGTCCAACTATTATTCCCAGCTTCACTAAATCCGTACAGTAAGCTGCCTAATCCAATACTTGAACTAATAACACCAAATATATCTAGCTTCGTTTTAGAAACTGGCTGAGCTAGTGTAAAGAATTTTAAAGATAAAAACGTGATAATTAAACCGATAACAAACATTGCATAGAACATTAAGTTCCAGCTATAGTTTTCAATAACCCAACCTGTTACAGTCGGTCCGATAGCAGGTGCTAAAATCATTGCTACCCCCAATAATCCCATAGCTGCTCCGCGCTTATGAGGTGGAAATAACGTCATGAAGATATTCATACCAACTGGCATTAAAATACCTGCACCAACCGCTTGAATAACGCGGCCTGTCATCATCATCGTAAAGTTTCCTGATGTAGCACAAATGATAGATCCTACAGTAAAGAATAACATCGCCGCTACGAATAATTTACGATACGTAAACCGTGAAACTAAAAAGGCACTAATCGGTACTAAAATTCCGTTTACAAGCATGAAGCCTGTAATTAACCATTGTGCTGTTGAAGTCGATACGTTAAATTCGTTCATTAATGGTGGCAACGCAACATTAATGATTGTTTGGTTTAAAATAGAAACGAACATACCGAGAATTAATACGGCTACAACCGCTTTTACATTTACACTCTCTATCGGCAATTGTCTCTTCAGCATTTCTTTTTCCTGTTTCACTTGTTCTTGCTTCCCTGTTTCTAATTCCACTACATTAGAAGCTTCTGTTTCTTGTTTTTGTTCAAGTTCTTTCTCTACTGTTTCTACTTTACTTACTTCTATCTTACTTACGGCTGGGACTTGTTCTTCTCCCACATTCGTTTTTTTCTTTCGTAAAAGACGATTTACAAGGAAGAAGACGATTATACAAAATAGTGCATATCCTGCAATTGCAATTGAGGACATCTCATCTCCCCCTTACTTATGAATACGAACTGTCACATTCATTCCAGGAACAATATTTACTGATTTGCTATGATCTAAAGAAATTTTAACTGGTACAACTTGAGTTACTTTCGTATAGTTCGCTGTTGCGTTGCTTGATGGTAACATAGAAAATGTATTTGCTGTTGTTAATCCAACTTGTTCTACTTTCCCTGTTAACGTTGTATCTGGATATGCATCTACATATACATCTACTGTTTGACCTTTTTGAACATCATCAACATCTGTTTCTTCAATGTTTGCTGTTACCCATAAATTGTTCATATCAAATGCGTAAGCAATCGGGCTTCCTGCTCCAACGAACGCATTTGTTGTTGCGTTTGATTGTACA
The DNA window shown above is from Bacillus clarus and carries:
- a CDS encoding SDR family oxidoreductase — its product is MGEIPSHTKWTLRDKYVVITGATSGIGLAAAKVFAERGAKLGIIARNEAKANDAMTQIQDLTNGNAVVDLFLADMASQQSIRRVATDILEKCPRIDILVNNAGALFQTRKITEDGLEMTWAVNHLGPFLLTNLLLERLKESAPARVITTASHGHKMAKKGIDFDDLDAEQLYRGVKRFMGGPTMRYAQTKLANILFTSELAQRLEGTGVIAYSFDPGLVATNFNQDNGLVARLTMAAMKPFSRTPEEGAETLIWLAESTGFTDHSGFYYVDKQIEKPSEAALDKDVAKRLWDISEKQTRK
- the asnS gene encoding asparagine--tRNA ligase, whose translation is MENTLVKSLYRDTEKYADQTVQVSGWIRNLRDSKAFGFIELNDGSFFKSVQIVFDTELDNFKEIAKLPLSSSVKVEGKVIATPGAKQPFEIKADKIDIEGLSDSDYPLQKKRHTFEYLRTIAHLRPRTNAFSATFRVRSIAAFAIHQFFQERGFVHVHTPIITGSDTEGAGEMFRVTTQDLNNVPKGEDGQVDESKDFFGKETNLTVSGQLNAEAYALAFRDVYTFGPTFRAENSNTTRHAAEFWMVEPEIAFAELGDVMNLTEDMLKYAMKYVLEHAPEEMEFFNSFVDKTVLERMNNVINSDFGRITYTEAIKVLQESGADFKYPVEWGIDLQTEHERYLSEEIFKRPVFVTDYPKDIKAFYMRLNEDGKTVAATDLLVPGIGELIGGSQREERMDVLVDRIKELGMNEEDYWWYLELRKYGGTKHAGFGLGFERFLMYITGMANIRDVIPFPRTPGSSEF
- the pheT gene encoding phenylalanine--tRNA ligase subunit beta — protein: MFVSYRWLQEYVDIKDVTAQELADKITKSGIEVEGVEVLNKGVKGVVVGHVLECEKHPEADKLSKCLIDIGEEEPVQIICGAANIAKGLKVPVAKVGAVLPGNFKIKKAKLRGEASHGMVCALQELGIDGKLVAKEYADGIFIFPSDAEVGADALEILNLHDEVLELGLTPNRADCLNMLGVAYEVAAIYGREVKLPAIDLQETAEKTSDYISVSVEAKEENPLYIAKMVKNVKIGPSPMWMQTRLMAAGIRPISNVVDITNYILMEYGQPLHAFDYDKLGSKEIVVRLAKEDETIETLDDQERTLQSHHLVITNGTKALAVAGVMGGADSEVTNDTVNVLIESAYFAGQTVRRTSKDLGLRSESSARFEKGIDPTRTFEAIQHAAALMAKYAGGEALEGVAEVDNLQVQERTVSVTVEKVNRVLGTDISASKMGTIFTNLKFPFTEVEGTFHVNVPARRPDITISEDLVEEVGRLYGYDHIPVTLPSGTMTRGKLTAAQTKRRKVRRFLEGAGLYEAITYSLTSADKAKQYMVEPNEKAPVNLALPMSEERSQLRLSLVPQLLEAVSYNVARKNDSVALYEVGSVFLPTEAGELPKEEQHLAGVMTGLALHHAWQGEKKVVDFFVVKGVLEGLFDVLGVANQITYAPAKREGMHPGRTADIVLDGEVIGFIGQLHPETEKQLDVKNTFVFELSLVKVFGADAEETYYSAIPRFPSMTRDMAVVVTKETKAGEMKQVIAEAGGELLKDVTLFDLYEGEKMEEGKKSLAFSMNYFDAERTLTDEEVTEAHNRVLTAVEEKFGAELRK
- a CDS encoding YuzL family protein, which encodes MSKKVKTDHSRSGLGSPEVEGQGTTTHETGSHKVPSSNKKQKRS
- the pheS gene encoding phenylalanine--tRNA ligase subunit alpha; this translates as MEARLKELKQKALELIEEAKELKGLNDVRVAYLGKKGPITEVLRGMGKLSAEERPRMGALVNEVREAIQTRLDDKIGNLEKAVIEAKLATETIDVTLPGRPVETGCHHPLTAVVEQIEDVFIGMGYEVAEGTEVEKDYYNFEALNLPKDHPARDMQDTFYITEETLLRTHTSSVQARTMENNKEKGPIKIICPGKVYRRDDDDATHSHQFMQIEGLVIDKNIRMSDLKGTLQVFVKKMFGEDREIRLRPSFFPFTEPSVEMDISCMMCHGKGCGTCKGTGWIEILGAGMVHPNVLEMAGYDSKEYQGFAFGMGAERIAMLKYGVDDIRHFYTNDVRFLQQFKRA
- the sspI gene encoding small acid-soluble spore protein SspI gives rise to the protein MNFNLRGAVLANVSGNSQDQLQETIVDAIQSGEEKMLPGLGVLFEVIWKNADENEKHEMLETLEQGLKK
- a CDS encoding TrmH family RNA methyltransferase, coding for MIRQEEREIHIMKNIDSVQNPRVKQWKKLQTKKERDKKGVFFVEGFHLVEEALRAGVVTELIVSDQTDLPKDWTVTDVEMYIVPEAIVKVLRETETTQGVFAVCEKDEKEVALTDGKFLLLDGLQDPGNLGTIIRTADAAGIHAVVLGEGCVDVYNSKVLRSTQGSIFHLPIVKGNLEEWVDKLKENNVPVYGTALENGVPYGEVTPAGSFALIVGNEGSGVRQEILVKTDQNLYIPIYGGAESLNVAVAAGILTYYLQSPVANK